The sequence CGCGCTCATCTCGCAGTCGCCGACCGCGTCCATGTCGTCGTTGACGTGGCAGAGATCGACCGGGCGCACCATCCCCATGTCGACGTCGTCGCCGACGTCGAACTTGGGCGCCATGGTGTCGACGCCGCTGCTGTCAGCGACCGTGGTCTCTGCGCTGGCCGACGCGCTGCTGGTGACGCCCTCGGTCTGGGCACCGCTGTCACTGGCGGTGACGCTCACGCTCGCGGACAACGACGCGTCCTCGCCACCATCGGCGGTGACGACCCCGCCGCCGGGGTCGCCACACGACACCGCACCACCGAGAACGACCGCGAACGCGGCGGCGAGCGACTTGTCTGCCATCGACGAGGTCTGCACGCGGGCGATCGTAGCGCGCGCACGCCGACGCTGGCGAGCGGTCCGACGCCCCCATCGCACCGGCAGATCGAGCGCGTCCCCCCGTAGGTGGGCGCCTGCGACGCCGAGGCTGGTCTACACTGCCCGCTGCGTGCGTTCTGCGAAGCGTCGACTCGTCGCCCTCATCGCCGGCACCCCGGTGGTGCTGACGCTGCTGGCTGCGATCTACATGGTCGGCATGGAGCGCCTCGAGGGCAGCCCGCGCACGTTCTGGCAGGCCTTCGAGTGGGCCTCCGAGACCGTGACCACCACCGGCTACGGCCACGATGCGCAGTGGCAGCACCCCCTGATGATCGTGTTCGTCTCGATCGTACAGGTGCTGGGCGTATCGCTCACGTTCATCGTGGTCTCGTTGCTGGTGCTGCCGTTCTTCGAGTCGCGCTTCGAGGGCCGCCTGCCGCGCGCGGCGCCCAAGCTGCGCGACTATGTGCTCATCTATCGCTGGGGTCCCGCCGTGGCGTCGCTGGTCGACGAACTCGCGCGGGCGAAGGTCGGCGTGCTCGTGCTCGAGGAGGATGAGACCATCGCGCGACGCCTGCTCGATCGCGGCCGCAAGGTCGTGGTGTGTCGGCTCGACGAAGAGGACCCCGAGCCGTCGCTGTTCGCCAACGCCCGGGCCATCGTCGCCAACGGCAGCGACGCGCAGAACGGCGCCTTCGTGCTGGCGGCGCGCCAGCACGGTTACGCGGGCGAGCTGGTGGCGCTGGCCCAGGAGCCGCTGCACCGCGCGCCGATGATGTTGGCGGGTGCCGCCGCCGTGTATACCCCGCTGCACATCCTCGCGGCCGCGATCGCCGGCCTCGCCAGCGAGCGCATCGCGACCCGCGTCAGTGGCCTCTCGCTGCTCGGCAGCGGCGTGCAGGCCACAGAGGTCCGCGTCGATCGCCGCAGCGACCTGGCCGGCAAGACCCTCGCGCAGGCCGATCTGCGCTCGCGCAGCGGCGCGACCATCATCGCCAAGTGGTCCAAGGGCGTGTTCGTGCCGCACTGCCGCGCCGACACCGTGATCGAGCCCGGTGCCATCCTGGTCGCGGTCGGCGACGCGGCAGCGCTCGAGCGCTTGGCCGCGATCGCGCCGCCGCTCCCGCGCACCGGGCCGATCGTGGTGTGCGGCCACGGCGAGGTCGGTCGCAAGCTGGTCGAGCTGTTGCGTGACGCCGGCGAGCACGTCGTCGTGATCGATCGCGTCGATGGTGCGGGCGTCGACGTGGTCGGCAACGTCTTGGAGCGGGCGACGCTCGAGCGCGCCGAGCTGCACCATGCCCGTGCAGTGATCGTCGCGCTCAGCGACGACGCGACCACACTCTTCGCCGCCAGCGTGCTGCGGGACTTCGCCGCCGAAGTGCCGCTGGTCGCCCGGGTGAACCGGCAGGACAACGTCGAGCGCATCCACCGGGCCGGGGCCGACTTCGCGGTCTCGTTGGCCGAGGTCGCCGGCGAGCTACTGGCGCACAAGCTGCTCGGCGCGCAGTGGACCGCCGAGGGCATGCGCGTCAAGCTGGCCAAGCTCCCCGCCGGCGCGCTGGCCGGCCGCACGCCCCGCGTCGATCGCATCGGCGAGCGCACCGGCTGCTCGATCGTCGCGATCGAGCGCGGCGGCAGCATCATGACCGCGTTCGACGCCGACTCGCCGATCGCAGCCGGCGACGCATTGGTGGTGTGTGGCCCGGAGGACGCGCTGGCGCGCTACCTCGAGCTCGCGGCGCAGGAGCGCGGCGGCTAAAGCCTCGCTCATGGCAGCAGCAGCGACAGGTTGAGCCTCGCCTCGCGATCGTCGAGCCCCGAGGCGTCGATCCAGCCGACCTCGTGCCCTTGCGTCGCCAGGTCATCGGCCGCCACCCACAGCTGCACCGACGCGCCCGCGACGAGCCCGCCGTCGTCGACGAGTTCCTGCAGCAGCGGCGCCAGATCGGGGGAGGCGTTGCTGCCGTCGGTCGACCACGCCAGCCCGCCGGTCGCGGGCCAACGCGCCGAGGCCTCGGTCAGCGCGACGAGATCGCCGCCCGGCAGCGACGCGAGCCCTTCCACCTGTGGCGCGTCGTCGCTGCGCTCGGCCCACACGCGCAGCGCGTGGACCTGCTCGTCCCACTGGTACGTCCCGTGGCCATCGATGGTGAGCACCGCCCCCTGCACCACGGTCCCGGCGGGCAGCGCACGCGGCAGCTGGAAGCGAAAGTAGCCCCAGTACGGCTCGCCCTCGGGGTACTCGCCGAGGTAGGCCTGCCCGAGGGCAACCTCGCCCGACGGTGACCACGTGCCGACCTCGCCCATCACCGTCGGCCACATCGCACCGTCGTCGAGATCGGTGGCGATCGCGATCGGGCCGACCTCGACCGGCGTGGGGCCGCCGTCCGTGCTGTCGCTGCTCGAGCTGCCGCCGTCACCCGTGCTGGTGACCTCGCCGGTACTCGCGACGCTCGTCGATGCCGCCGTGCTCGAGCTGTCGCCCGTCGAAGCGTTGCCCGTACTCGACGACGACCCGCCACCGGAGCTGACATCGCCGGTGCCGACATCGCCGTCGACACACGCGCCCGCGATCCCGGCGGGTGCGTGCTCGCCGAAGCGGCGCCCCGATGCGCACGCGAGATCGGCGAACGAGCAGTAGCCGTTGGGCTCGCATCGTCCGCCGTCGCCGCAGCGAGCATCGTCCTCGCATGCGAACGTGGCGGCACCGCACGCAGCCGAGTGCAGCGCGATCAGCAAGGGTGTGAGCGGTGGCCGGAGTCCGGACACGTTGTCATGGTACGCCTTCTTCGCGACCGTCAGGACGGCGGACGCAGCTCGATGCGCACGTTCGTGCAGGTTTCGTACGCGAGGCCGTCGCGAGTCGCGGGCTCGAAGCGCCAGCCCTCCACGGTGGTCACCGCCAGCGCATCGAACTCGGACTCGAAGGGCTCGATCACGCGCACGTCCTGGGCGATCCCGTCGGTGTCGATGCAGTAGGCGACGCGCACAGCACCCTGGCGGCCGTCCTTCGCGGCCTGGGTCTGCGCGATCGCATCCGCGCTCGGCATCGGGTTCGCGGTCGGGCGCGGGTCGACCAGCACCGGCGCCGGTGGCCGGCACGCCGCCATCACCGCCACGCCCACCAGCCAGCCCGCAACCACGCTCCGCCGACCCCCGAGCACCCGCGGACGCGCCCGCAGGGGGCGCGCGCGGCAGGAATCGAACCTGCGACCTTTGGCTTCGGAGGCCAACGCTCTATCCAACTGAGCTACGCACGCGTGGGGCGATTCTCATACCCGATGCCCCCGCTCACGCGCAAGCAGCTCGGGCTCAGGGGGGGCCATGGCCCGGCCGGGGTCCGCTGCTACACTTTTGCCCAATGGCCATCACCCTCGCTCTCGCGGGCCTGCCCGACCTCGACAAGCTGCGGGAGCTGCTGGAACGCATCCGCGCGATGCTGGCGTTGGGGGGCGTGGCGCTGGCGCTGGCCGTGAGCGCGATCTTCTTGCTGGCGTGGGTGCTCTCGCACCTGCGTCGGCCGGCCGCGCAGAGCCGCGGCGCTGGTTGGCTGGCCACCATCGCCCTGGTGCTGAGTTGGGTGCCGGTCGGCCTGACGGTGGTTGCCGCGGTGGGGGCACTGGTGCCGACCCTGGCGCCCTTCATCCTCAAGAGCTTCGCGCTCGCGGTGCTCGCCGCGGCGCTATCGTGGTGCGTCGCGATCGCAGCGATCATCGGTGGAGGTAGCCGCGAGCACCTCGGTCGCGCCCGCAGGGCGCTGCTGCTGGCCGGCACCCCGTGGTACTGCCTCGCGGTCTACCTGAGCACGCTGCTGTGATGCCCACGCTCTCGCGCGCCCTCGCCTTCGCGGCGGTGTTGCTGCCGGCGGCGTGCCTGCGCCACGGCGTCAGCGATCGTGCGCTCCACATGGTCGATGGCCACGAGGTCTACTCGACGCCACCGTCGAGCGCGGCCTACGCCGCCTACCTGCGCGCCCGACTCGCGCTGGAGGCCGCCCCGCCGCAGCTCGAGGAGGCTCAGCTCGCAATCGACACCGCGATCGCGATCGATCCCGACGACGCCCAACTCTGGGTCGTGCGCGGCGAGATCGCGGCCCGTCGAGGCGACGGTGCCGGGGCGACGCGGGCGGTCGCGAAGGCGCTGCAGCTACGCCCGGAGTATCCGCCCGCCGAACAGCTGCGTGCGCGCCTGGGCGGTGCGAGCAGCGTCGCCGCGCGGCCGTGAGCCCGCATCCTCGACGCCGCGCAGCACCGGCGCGACGCGATCACAGCGGGATGTTGCCGTGCTTCTTGCGGGGGTTGTCCTGCCGCTTGTTGCGGAGCATCGCGAAGCTCTGCGCGACGCGACGACGGGTGTCGGCCGGATCGATCACCTGGTCGATGAAGCCGAGCTCCGCCGCCTTGTAGGGGCTCGCGAAGAGCTCGCGATACTCGGCGGCCAGACGCGCCCGCGTGGCCTCGACCTCGCCGTCGGGCGCCGCCGCGAGCTCGCGGCGGAACACGATGTTGACCGCGCCCTCGGCCCCCATCACCGCGATCTCGGCGGTCGGGTACGCGAGGTTGATGTCGCCGCGGATGTGCTTGCTCGCCATCACGTCGTAGGCGCCGCCGTAGGCCTTGCGCGTGACGATGGTGACCTTGGGCACCGTCGCCTCGGTGAACGCATACAGCAGCTTGGCGCCGTGGCGGATGATGCCGCGGAACTCCTGCTCGGTGCCCGGCAGGAAGCCGGGAACGTCGACCAAGGTCACAAGCGGCACGTTGAATGCGTCACACATCCGCACGAAGCGCGCGGCCTTGGTCGAGGCGTCGATGTCGAGGCAGCCGGCGAGCACCAGCGGCTGGTTGGCGACCACGCCCACGCTCTGCCCACCGACGCGCACGAAGCCAATCACGATGTTGCGGGCAAAGCCCTCCTGCACCTCGAGGAAGTGGCCGTCGTCGGCAATCGCCTCGACGATGCGGCGAATGTCGTAGGCCTTGCTGGGATCGACCGGCACCACGTCGCGCAGCTCGGGGCAGCTGCGATCGACGTCGTCACGGCAGGCCACGCGGGGCGCCTCGCCGAGGTTGTTCGACGGCAGGAACGAAAGCAGCTGTCGCGTCATCGCCAGCGCGGTGGCCTCGTCGCGGCAGCTGAAGTGGGCCACGCCCGAGCGCTCGTTGTGGGTGGCCGCGCCGCCGAGCTGCTCCTTGGTGACCTCCTCGTGGGTCACCGCGCGGATGACATCGGGCCCCGTGATGAACATGTAGCTCGACGACTCGACCATCAGCACCAGGTCGGTGAGCGCTGGCGAGTAGACGGCTCCGCCGGCGCAGGGTCCGAGCACGAGCGACAGCTGCGGCACGACGCCCGACGCCAACACGTTGCGCTTGAAGATCTCGGCGTAGCCCGCGAGCGACTCGACGCCCTCCTGGATCCGAGCGCCGCCCGAGTCGTTGAGACCAACGACCGGCGCGCCGACGTCCATCGCGAGGTCCATGACCTTGCAGATCTTCCGCGCGTGGGCCATGCCGAGGCTGCCGCCGAAGGCCTCGAACTGCTGCGCGAACACGAACACCACGCGACCATCGACGGTGCCGTGCCCGGTGACGACGCCGTCGCCGAAGACCTGCTTGCTGCCCATGCCGAAGTCGTGGCAGGCGTGGGTCACGAAGCGGTCGAGCTCGACGAACGAGCCCGGGTCGAGCAGGCCCTCGATGCGCTCGCGCGCCGACAGCCGCCCCTTGGCGTGCAGGCGCTCGTGCACCGCGGCCGCGGCAGCCTCGACGGTCGCGGTCGCGGCCGCGACCGCCTCGGCGTCGCCACGGGCGTGGCCGGGGCCACCGCCGGCGTCGGCCAGGCGCTCCCGCAGCTGGTGGATGGCCTGGGGATCGGGGGTCGCTGCTCGCTTCGACTCTGCCATGCGCACGCCTACTCGGCCGCGCGAGAGTAGATCAGAGCGAGCCCTTGGTCGACGGAACGTCGGTGATCGAGCCGTCGGGTCGGCACGCCATCCGTAGCGCGCGTGCGAAGGCCTTGAACGCGGCCTCGACCACGTGGTGACAGTTGCCGCCCGCGCGCAGGTGCAGGTGCAGGTTCATGCGCGCGGACACCACCAGCGCGCCGAAGAACTCCTTGACCAGATCGCAGTCGAAGGTGCCGATCCAGCGGCCGGACAGCACCGGCAGGTCGTACACGAGGTAGGGCCGCCCGCCGAGGTCGATCGCGGCGTCGACCAGGGTCTCGTCCATGGCCAGCGAGAAGCAGCCGTAGCGGTGGATGCCCGCGCGGTCGCCCAGTGCCTGGTCGAGCGCGGCGCCCAGCACCAGGCCGGTGTCCTCGACGGTGTGGTGGCCGTCGACCTCGATGTCGCCCTCGGCATCGAGCTCGAGCGCCATCGCGCCGTGCTTGGCGAGCGCCTCGAGCATGTGCGTGAAGAACGGCAGCGGCGTGCGCACCTTCGACGGCGCGGGCGCGTCCTCCGGCGCGGTCAGCGAGGCGGTGATGCGGGTCTCTCGTGTGACGCGCTCGATCAGTGCGCGACGTGGGCTCATGGTCGACCGCCGATCTGGGCCTGGGCCTGGGGGTGCTGCCGGATCTCGTCGAGCACTGCCAGCAGCGGTGGCGCCTGCTCGAGCCCGAGCCCGAGCCGCACGTCGATCCATGCGCCGCGTACGTCGCCGCGCGCGAGCTTGGCCCGCGCAGCCCGCAGATAGATCCGCGCGAAGGTGTTCGCGACCTGCCGCTCGTCGGGGGTGTTGCGACGCGCCCGCGCGACCTCCGAGAGCCGCACCTGGCCCTTCACGCGGGCCTCGTCGTAGGCGGCGCGCAGCTCGGGGTCGCACAGCACCTGGTAGGCCTCGGTCATGCGCTTGTAGATTTCGTAGGCCTGGGTGCGATCGACGGTGCCCGAGGAGAACACGAAGCGATCGGGGTGGTAGCGCTGCGCGCGGGCGTGGAAGGCGTCGCGCACCGCGACGTAGTCGCAGCCGGGCCGCACGCCCAGGAAGTCGTAGTAGGTCGCGGTCGCGAGTCCGTCGTGGAGGCGCCGCAGCTCTTCGTCGTCGGACATCGCCTGGTCCCTCGCGCAGCCCGCGTCAGCGCGGGATCACGGTGTCGCCGCTGCGTGCGACCGCGCCGCCGTCACTGCTGGCGTGCAGGCGCTGCGCCGCGGCCTGGAGGTCCTGCTCCTCGAGCCCGCCGAGCACGCGCATGGTCGCGCTCTGCCGCGCGCCGGTGTCCTGATCGATGGCGCGCACCTCGATGAGGCCGTCGGCGTTGATCTCGAAGGTCACCGCAACGGTGACCTCGCCGCGCGGTGCATCGCGCAGGCCCGCGAGCGTCAGCTCGCCGAGCTTGTGGTTGGCGTCGAAGTCCTCGGCCTCGCCCTGGCACACCTGGATGCGGACAAAGCGTTGGTTGTCGGTGGTGGTCGTGAACAGGCGCGTCTGCTCGACGGGGATCGCGGTGTTGCGCGGGATGACCACGTCGACGAAGCCGCCGAGCGTGCGTACGCCCAGCGTCCGCGGCGTGACGTCGAGCAGCACCGCGGAGGCCTGCGTGTGCGCCTGCGCGCCCCCGCTCGCCTGGGCCTGGGCCATCGGCACCAGCGAGCCGAGCAGCGCGGCGCCCTGGATCGCGGCCCCGACCGCGACCACGCTCATGGGGTTGATCGAGGTCTGCGCCGGCTTGCCGAACACCTGCGCGACGATCTCGCGCACCAGCGGCAGCCGTGTGGTGCCACCCACGAGCACGATCTCGTCGATGAGCTGCGGCACCAGGCCCGCCACCCGCAGCGCGTCGGCGCAGACCGGCACGGTGCGCCGCACGATGGGTTCGATGTGCCAGCGCAGGTCGGCCTCCGACAGTGCGAACTCGAGTCCGCGCCCCTCGTAGACGTCGTCGATGCGAATGCCGCTGCGGTAGTTCTCCGACAGCTCGATCTTCACCTGCTCGGCCATCACCCGCAGGCGCTCCATCGCGACGGTCTTGCCGGCCAGCGAGATGCCGTGCTGCCGCTCGAACGCCTGCGCCATCAACGAGAGCACCGCCTCGTCGATGTCGTCGCCGCCCAGGAACATCTCGCCCGAGGTCGCCAGCACCTCGAAGACGTTGCGGGTGATCTGCAGGATCGTGACGTCGAAGGTGCCGCCGCCGAAGTCGTAGACGGCGATGCGGCGGTCGGTGTCCTCGATGTAGCCGTAGGCCAGCGCGGCCGCGGTCGGCTCGTTGATCACGCGGATGACGTCGAGGTTCGCCAGGCGCGCGGCGATGCGGGTCGCACTGCGCTGCGCGTCGGTGAAGTTGGCCGGCACCGCGATGACGGCCTTGCTGACCGGCTGCTGCAGCGCCTCCTCGGCCATCTCGCGCAGGTACTTGAGGATGTGCGCGGCGATCTCCACCGGCGAGAGCAGCTGGCCGCCCAGCTCGATCGCGACCCCCTCGTTGGGGCCCTCGACGATGCGGTACGGCATGGTCTCGCGCATGCGCTGCACCTCGGGCGAGCCGAAGCGGCGACCGATCATGCGCTTGGCCGAGAACACCACCTGGGTGGGGTCGACCGCGCGGCGCTGCTTGGCGCGATTGCCCACGATGATGCGGCCGTCGGGCATCGCCGCGACGACCGAGGGGATGATGCGATCGTCGCCGCGTCGCACGACCGAGGCCCGCCCGCCGCGCACCACGGCGCACGCCGAGTTGGTGGTCCCCAGGTCGATGCCCAGGACGGGCTCGGACTCGGCGCTCATCGCCAACGCATTGTACGCCACCCAAGCCGCGGGCAGGAGGTCCCGGGCGGGTACGTCGGCGGCTCAGACCGGGGACTCGGGCACGAACACGATGTCGCCCGGCTCGAGCGTCAGGTCCTGCGCGCGGCTCTCGAGGATCGCGGTGGTGTCGATCTCGTAGGTCTGGCGGCCCTTGTCGGTCTCGCGGATGAGCTTCACCCGGCGCGGCATCGCCAGCGGGTTCATCCCACCCGCCAGGGAAATCGCCTGCATGACGGTGAGCCCGGGCTTGAAGGGGTAGCTGCCCGACTCCTTCACCTGGCCCAGCACCGAGACCTCGCGGTTCTGCCGCTCGGTGACCCGCACCGCGACCTGCGGCTGCTTGAACCAGCCATCGCCCAGCTTGGCCTCGATCTCGGCGGCGATCTGCCCCTGGGTCTTCTGCTGCACCTCGATGTCGCCGATCAGCGGGAAGCGGATCGTGCCGGCGTCGGAGACCTCGTAGGGCCCGCTGAGTTCGTCGCGATCGGTCACGCGGATCTCGAGTACGTCGCCCGGCCCGAGGGTCTTGCGCTCGATGGTGTTCGAGGGCGGCACCACCGTGGTGGTGGGTCCGCGTACGCACGCCGCCGCGAGCACGCAGCCAAGCAGCAGCCACGGGGCGCGCGCGATCATATGCGCACCGCCGCGACGAGCGTCACGATGTGACGGAAGTACGAGAGGTTGTCGGTCTGCTGGTCGCCGCTGTTGTTCTCTTGGTTGTAGAGGACGAAGTAGCCGCGGGTGTCCGCCAGCAGGTTGTAGCCGAGCGACAGCGCGAAGATCTTGCCGAGCGGCTGCTCGAGCTTCGCATCGAGCCCGAAGATGGTCGTGCGGCGCTGGAACTTGTCGGCGCCGGAGCCGTTGTAGCCGCCGATGATGTCGGTCTCCACGCCCGGCACCGGCAGGCCCGCGATCTTGCGCGCCGCCACGTTCACGCCCAGGTGCGCGATCATCCGAAAGCGAAACTGGTGGCCCAGCGCGACGCGGCCACCGTTGTCGATGTAGTAGTTGCCGAAGAGCGAGTCCTGGAAGTTGCGATAGACCCCGACGTGAACCAGCGAGCGAAGCGTCGGGAAGTAGTTGAACGAGGCCTGCCCGATGAACGAGTTGAAGCTCGGCCCATTCGGATCGGTGCGGTAGAAGCCGCCGCCCCACCCGGCCATCGCCTCGAGCGCGAACTTGTCGGCGACCTGGCCGCGGTAACCGGCCAGCAGGCGATGGGCGTAGTTGTCCTCGTTGCGACCGGTACCGGGGCTGCCGCAGCAGTCCACGTAGTAGGTGAAGTCCATCGTGTACTGCAGCAGCACCGAACTGCGCGGCAAGAAGCGCCACTTGGACTCGTGGTAGAAGCCGTTCAGGATGCGGTTGCTGCGAAAGAGATTGTCGTTCTCGAACCGTAGGAGCTGCGAGCGGTAGCCGACCGCGAAGCTCAGGCGGCCGCCACCGGGACGTAGGATGAAGGTCAGCTGCCCGCGGTGATCGAGGCGGTTGAAGTTCAGCACGCTGCCGAGCGCCTGGTAGTTGCCCGCCGAGGCGCCGCGGAAGAAGTCCTCGTCGAGGTGCACCGAGAAGCGCCGGCCCGGCAGGAGCGCGAGGCGCACCTGCGTACCAATCGAGAACTTCGGCACCGAGCGCACGTCGACCTGGCGCGACAGGTACTGTCGGAAGCCGCCCAGCAGCGAGATGTTGTAGTCGAACCACCGCCCCGAGCGCTCGGCCGGGGTCATCAGCAGGCCATCGCGGATGTCGCGGTTGCCGATGCCGATCCACGCCGACGGCCACATGAACGACGACACCGTGCGGTCTTCGTCGCGCGCGTTCGAGTACACGTTGCTGTCGAGCCCCAGGCCCAGCGAGAAGCCGGCGTGGAACGTCGATCGCTCGCCGACCTTGATGCCGCGGCCGTCCTCGGCGCGGGGGATGCCGAACGCGTTGTGCAGCACGCCGCCCGCGGCTGCCGGCGCGGCCGCGCCCAGCCACACACAAAGCGCCGCCAACAGCCCCAGGCAGCGGGACCACGACAACGAGCAACCAGCGAGACGAGCAGACACGATCGAGCGAGAAGATCGGAGAAGACGGCGCGTGCGCGTCGGCGGAAGGCTACACCAACTCGCGCAGGCTCGGCCTTGCGGACATCCTTCGGACGAACCGCGCGACACGCTCGCGCATGGGGCACTGCGCGGACTTCCACCACCGTCGCCGCGCAGGCACCCCCGCGCAGCCGCTAGCGCGTCGGGCTCTCCACCGTCGGTGGGCGAGCGTCGTCGACCGGCGGCGGCACCGGTGGCCGGCCACCACCGACGGTCGGGTCGGCGTACGGCACCGTCGGACGCTCGTCGACCTGCGTGCGGGTCTTGTCGTCCTTGTCCTCGGGCCCAGCGTTGCCCGAGCAAGCGCGTGCCTCCTCGACCAGGCGACCCACGCGATCCGAGAGCGCCGTCAGCTTCTCGGCCGCGAAGGCCCGCTGCTGATCCGTCGTGCCGGCGTCCTGCACGACGAGCACCTCGGCGGTCACCAGCTCCATCATCTCCGAGCCGCGCTCCTGCTTGTCGACCAGGCAGGCCGCACGCACGACGTCCTTGTCGGTGTCGGCGGACGCCGTCAGCCGACCCAGCTCCGAGATCGACGCTTCGATCTTCGCGCGGCTCTCCCCCACGGACATCGTGTCGATGGTCGCCGGCGAGGCGGCGGGCTCGGGCGCCGGCCCGCCCGCGGCAGGTTCGGCGGTCGGGGCGGCGTACGACCCCGTGGAGAGCAGCCACGCGGGCAGGCACATCAGCGCCATGGTGCGCAGGGATCGGGTTCCGTGATGTCGAGGACGGAGGTTCGTCACATTTGCCCCCTGGTTCAGGCTACCCATACGCAATGGTGCACGGGGCCGGATTCCGTGTCCAGCCGCGCGAGAAAACCATGGCCGATCGCCCCTCGCGTCAACCGCCGCCCGAGAACACCACCGAGAAGGTGACGTCGGCGCCTTCCTCGGCGCCTTCCATCGGGAAGCGCCAGCCCTGGATCTTCGCGCGGGCGCAGGTGGTGACCGCCTGCGAGCCGACCGAGTCCTCCTCGACGTCGACCTTGGTGACGGTGCCCATCACGCTGATCGAGATCGCGAAGCTCATCTTGCCGGCCAGGTCGGGCTGCGTGCGCAGGGCCTTGTTGTAGCAGTGCTGCAGCGCGCTGGTGCGGTGCTTGATCGCGGCCTTGATCGAGGTCTTGTCGACATCGCCGAACACGTCGGTGTTGGAGGCCTTGGTGACGCCGGCGACCTTGCGCTCGAGCTTGTCGGCCTTGGCCACGAGGTCGGGGCCTTCGCCGGTGTTGAAGCCCTCGGTCTGCACCGCCGCACCCGAGGCGCTGATGCCGGTGCCACCGGGCACGAACGGGCTGATGTCGCCGCCGTCGGCGAGCACGGTGGTGGTCATGCCCTGCTGGAACAGCTCACCGAGGTTGTTCTCGGTCGAGTTGATCACGTCGAAGACGGTGCCCTCACCGGGGCCGCCCCACGTGCCGAGCACACGCGCCACACCGACGCTGCGCGCCTCCGCCATCGCCTTCTCGGAGAACTTCTCCGGCTTGTCCTTGAGGACCTTCGGCTCGGGCTTGGGCTTGTCCTTCTCTTCGACCTTCTCTTCGTCCTCTTCGGCGAGGTCGTCCTTCTTCTCGTCTTCGAGCTCGGGCTCGGGCTTCTTCTCGTCCTCGCGCAGGCCCATCGCGGTCTGGAAGCGCTCGTCGAAGGTGTCGAGCGCCATGTCGTCCTTGCGCTCTTGATTCGCCTGGTAGACGAAGAAGCTGCCGAGCACGGCGGCAGAGCTGGCGAAGGTGTAGCGATCGAGTGGCGTGAACTGATCACGCAGGCGGATCGCGTACTCGGCCGGGAAGATCGCCTTGGGCGGGACCGGCTTCGGCTCGGCGAACTGGAACAGGATCGTCGACTCGCCGATCAC is a genomic window of Deltaproteobacteria bacterium containing:
- a CDS encoding NAD-binding protein, with the protein product MRSAKRRLVALIAGTPVVLTLLAAIYMVGMERLEGSPRTFWQAFEWASETVTTTGYGHDAQWQHPLMIVFVSIVQVLGVSLTFIVVSLLVLPFFESRFEGRLPRAAPKLRDYVLIYRWGPAVASLVDELARAKVGVLVLEEDETIARRLLDRGRKVVVCRLDEEDPEPSLFANARAIVANGSDAQNGAFVLAARQHGYAGELVALAQEPLHRAPMMLAGAAAVYTPLHILAAAIAGLASERIATRVSGLSLLGSGVQATEVRVDRRSDLAGKTLAQADLRSRSGATIIAKWSKGVFVPHCRADTVIEPGAILVAVGDAAALERLAAIAPPLPRTGPIVVCGHGEVGRKLVELLRDAGEHVVVIDRVDGAGVDVVGNVLERATLERAELHHARAVIVALSDDATTLFAASVLRDFAAEVPLVARVNRQDNVERIHRAGADFAVSLAEVAGELLAHKLLGAQWTAEGMRVKLAKLPAGALAGRTPRVDRIGERTGCSIVAIERGGSIMTAFDADSPIAAGDALVVCGPEDALARYLELAAQERGG
- a CDS encoding TonB family protein — encoded protein: MVAGWLVGVAVMAACRPPAPVLVDPRPTANPMPSADAIAQTQAAKDGRQGAVRVAYCIDTDGIAQDVRVIEPFESEFDALAVTTVEGWRFEPATRDGLAYETCTNVRIELRPPS
- a CDS encoding methylmalonyl-CoA carboxyltransferase encodes the protein MAESKRAATPDPQAIHQLRERLADAGGGPGHARGDAEAVAAATATVEAAAAAVHERLHAKGRLSARERIEGLLDPGSFVELDRFVTHACHDFGMGSKQVFGDGVVTGHGTVDGRVVFVFAQQFEAFGGSLGMAHARKICKVMDLAMDVGAPVVGLNDSGGARIQEGVESLAGYAEIFKRNVLASGVVPQLSLVLGPCAGGAVYSPALTDLVLMVESSSYMFITGPDVIRAVTHEEVTKEQLGGAATHNERSGVAHFSCRDEATALAMTRQLLSFLPSNNLGEAPRVACRDDVDRSCPELRDVVPVDPSKAYDIRRIVEAIADDGHFLEVQEGFARNIVIGFVRVGGQSVGVVANQPLVLAGCLDIDASTKAARFVRMCDAFNVPLVTLVDVPGFLPGTEQEFRGIIRHGAKLLYAFTEATVPKVTIVTRKAYGGAYDVMASKHIRGDINLAYPTAEIAVMGAEGAVNIVFRRELAAAPDGEVEATRARLAAEYRELFASPYKAAELGFIDQVIDPADTRRRVAQSFAMLRNKRQDNPRKKHGNIPL
- the hisB gene encoding imidazoleglycerol-phosphate dehydratase HisB, producing the protein MDRRAARARARAGATAAGSARRDPAAPPGPGPDRRSTMSPRRALIERVTRETRITASLTAPEDAPAPSKVRTPLPFFTHMLEALAKHGAMALELDAEGDIEVDGHHTVEDTGLVLGAALDQALGDRAGIHRYGCFSLAMDETLVDAAIDLGGRPYLVYDLPVLSGRWIGTFDCDLVKEFFGALVVSARMNLHLHLRAGGNCHHVVEAAFKAFARALRMACRPDGSITDVPSTKGSL
- a CDS encoding J domain-containing protein, which encodes MSDDEELRRLHDGLATATYYDFLGVRPGCDYVAVRDAFHARAQRYHPDRFVFSSGTVDRTQAYEIYKRMTEAYQVLCDPELRAAYDEARVKGQVRLSEVARARRNTPDERQVANTFARIYLRAARAKLARGDVRGAWIDVRLGLGLEQAPPLLAVLDEIRQHPQAQAQIGGRP
- a CDS encoding Hsp70 family protein, with translation MSAESEPVLGIDLGTTNSACAVVRGGRASVVRRGDDRIIPSVVAAMPDGRIIVGNRAKQRRAVDPTQVVFSAKRMIGRRFGSPEVQRMRETMPYRIVEGPNEGVAIELGGQLLSPVEIAAHILKYLREMAEEALQQPVSKAVIAVPANFTDAQRSATRIAARLANLDVIRVINEPTAAALAYGYIEDTDRRIAVYDFGGGTFDVTILQITRNVFEVLATSGEMFLGGDDIDEAVLSLMAQAFERQHGISLAGKTVAMERLRVMAEQVKIELSENYRSGIRIDDVYEGRGLEFALSEADLRWHIEPIVRRTVPVCADALRVAGLVPQLIDEIVLVGGTTRLPLVREIVAQVFGKPAQTSINPMSVVAVGAAIQGAALLGSLVPMAQAQASGGAQAHTQASAVLLDVTPRTLGVRTLGGFVDVVIPRNTAIPVEQTRLFTTTTDNQRFVRIQVCQGEAEDFDANHKLGELTLAGLRDAPRGEVTVAVTFEINADGLIEVRAIDQDTGARQSATMRVLGGLEEQDLQAAAQRLHASSDGGAVARSGDTVIPR
- a CDS encoding polysaccharide export protein: MIARAPWLLLGCVLAAACVRGPTTTVVPPSNTIERKTLGPGDVLEIRVTDRDELSGPYEVSDAGTIRFPLIGDIEVQQKTQGQIAAEIEAKLGDGWFKQPQVAVRVTERQNREVSVLGQVKESGSYPFKPGLTVMQAISLAGGMNPLAMPRRVKLIRETDKGRQTYEIDTTAILESRAQDLTLEPGDIVFVPESPV